The Halomonas denitrificans genome window below encodes:
- a CDS encoding lysophospholipid acyltransferase family protein: MALWLARRVGRRSLPEARRSTRWLQSPMRLLMRRRAAIVRRNLELCFPDRSTDWREAVAREHFRQLAETAAEIAVCWTRHAPLDDAAGEIVGIEHLHAARNEGGVLLLTGHFTSLELGGRLVAERVPVGGVYRPLRNARLNTFQNQGRGRYAGPMLARDDLRGMVRHLRDGGVLWYAPDQDFGPERSRFAPFFGVPTATLKGLPDLARMGRARVVPMAVIKSPDNGRVRVHLEAAWTEDADRPERMLERYNAFLERYTRTAPAQYWWVHRRFKTAPVGAPPRYPR, encoded by the coding sequence ATGGCCCTGTGGCTGGCGCGCCGGGTCGGTCGCAGGTCGCTGCCCGAGGCCCGCCGCAGCACGCGCTGGCTGCAGAGTCCGATGCGCCTCCTGATGCGCCGCCGGGCGGCGATCGTGCGGCGCAACCTCGAGCTGTGCTTCCCCGACCGATCGACCGACTGGCGCGAAGCGGTTGCTCGCGAGCACTTCCGCCAGCTGGCCGAAACCGCGGCCGAGATCGCGGTCTGCTGGACCCGGCACGCCCCGCTGGACGACGCGGCCGGGGAGATCGTCGGCATCGAGCACCTGCATGCCGCCCGCAACGAAGGCGGCGTACTGCTGCTGACCGGGCACTTCACCAGCCTCGAACTCGGCGGTCGCCTGGTCGCCGAGCGGGTCCCGGTCGGCGGCGTCTATCGGCCCCTGCGCAATGCCCGCCTGAACACGTTCCAGAACCAGGGCCGGGGGCGTTATGCCGGACCGATGCTGGCGCGCGACGACCTGCGCGGCATGGTCCGCCACCTGCGAGACGGCGGCGTGCTCTGGTACGCGCCCGACCAGGACTTCGGGCCCGAGCGCTCCCGCTTCGCGCCGTTCTTCGGCGTGCCGACGGCGACGCTGAAGGGCTTGCCCGACCTCGCCCGGATGGGCCGGGCGCGGGTCGTTCCGATGGCGGTGATCAAGTCCCCGGACAACGGCCGGGTCAGGGTCCACCTCGAGGCGGCGTGGACCGAGGACGCGGACCGGCCCGAACGGATGCTGGAGCGATACAACGCGTTTCTCGAGCGATATACAAGAACCGCGCCGGCGCAGTACTGGTGGGTCCATCGCCGCTTCAAGACGGCACCGGTCGGCGCGCCGCCGCGCTACCCGCGCTAG
- the thiC gene encoding phosphomethylpyrimidine synthase ThiC, with protein sequence MSSTSSEVARRLDAELLRLPPGSRLVQVPGSRPDLKVWMREIRQHDTPATFGAQPNPPLYVYETAAPFMREDDAPDPARGLDPVRAAWIDERDDTEPLADLSSSYSRQRREQADPTDRFPGERSPRKAKAGRCVTQLHYARKGIVTPEMEYVAIRENARIDEMREAWEAAGLLRRHPGQPMGAELPEVMTPEFVRDEIAAGRAILPANINHPEAEPMAIGRNFRVKVNANIGNSAVRSSITDEVEKLVWSLRFGADTVMDLSTGKDIHETREWIVRNSPVPIGTVPIYQALEKVGGVPEELTWELFRDTLLEQAEQGVDYFTIHAGVRLAHVPLTAGRVTGIVSRGGSIMAKWCLAHHRESFLYERFDEICEIMAAYDVSFSLGDGLRPGSVADANDAAQFAELETLGELTKKAWKHDCQVMIEGPGHVPMQLIRENMDKELADCHEAPFYTLGPLVTDIAPGYDHITSGIGAAQIGWYGTAMLCYVTPKEHLGLPDKHDVREGLVTYRIAAHAADLAKGHPAAQVRDNALSKARFEFRWDDQFNLGLDPARAREYHDQTLPKDAHKVAHFCSMCGPKFCSMKITQDVRDYAAEHGLGTEQALDAGLEEKAEEFRRTGGEVYRRQ encoded by the coding sequence ATGTCCTCCACCTCGTCCGAAGTCGCCCGCCGCCTCGATGCCGAACTGCTCCGCCTGCCGCCCGGCTCCCGCCTGGTCCAGGTACCGGGCAGCCGGCCCGACCTGAAGGTCTGGATGCGCGAGATCCGCCAGCACGACACGCCGGCCACCTTCGGCGCGCAGCCGAACCCGCCGCTCTATGTCTACGAGACGGCGGCCCCGTTCATGCGCGAGGACGATGCGCCCGATCCGGCTCGCGGTCTCGACCCGGTGCGCGCCGCCTGGATCGACGAGCGCGACGACACCGAGCCGCTGGCCGACCTGTCCTCGTCCTATTCCCGCCAGCGCCGCGAGCAGGCCGACCCCACCGATCGTTTTCCCGGCGAACGCTCGCCGCGCAAGGCGAAGGCCGGGCGCTGCGTGACCCAGCTGCACTACGCCCGCAAGGGCATCGTCACCCCGGAGATGGAATACGTCGCGATCCGCGAGAACGCCCGGATCGACGAGATGCGCGAGGCCTGGGAGGCCGCCGGCCTGCTGCGGCGCCACCCCGGACAGCCGATGGGCGCCGAGCTGCCCGAGGTGATGACGCCGGAGTTCGTCCGCGACGAGATCGCGGCCGGCCGGGCGATCCTGCCGGCCAACATCAACCACCCCGAGGCCGAGCCGATGGCGATCGGCCGTAACTTCCGGGTCAAGGTCAATGCGAACATCGGCAATTCCGCGGTCCGGTCGTCGATCACCGACGAGGTCGAGAAGCTGGTCTGGTCCCTGCGCTTCGGCGCCGACACGGTCATGGACCTGTCGACCGGCAAGGACATCCACGAGACCCGCGAATGGATCGTTCGCAACTCGCCGGTGCCGATCGGCACGGTGCCCATCTACCAGGCGCTGGAAAAGGTCGGCGGGGTGCCGGAGGAACTCACCTGGGAGCTGTTCCGCGACACGCTGCTCGAACAGGCCGAGCAGGGCGTGGACTACTTCACGATCCATGCCGGCGTCCGCCTGGCGCACGTGCCGCTGACCGCGGGACGGGTCACCGGCATCGTCTCCCGGGGCGGCTCGATCATGGCCAAGTGGTGCCTGGCCCACCACCGGGAGTCGTTCCTCTACGAACGCTTCGACGAGATCTGCGAGATCATGGCCGCCTACGACGTGTCCTTCTCGCTCGGCGACGGCCTGCGCCCCGGCTCCGTGGCCGACGCGAACGACGCGGCCCAGTTCGCCGAACTCGAGACCCTGGGCGAGCTGACGAAGAAGGCCTGGAAGCACGACTGCCAGGTGATGATCGAAGGCCCCGGTCACGTTCCGATGCAGCTCATCCGCGAGAACATGGACAAGGAGCTGGCCGACTGTCACGAAGCGCCCTTCTACACGCTCGGGCCGCTGGTCACCGACATCGCACCGGGTTACGACCACATCACCTCGGGCATCGGCGCGGCCCAGATCGGCTGGTACGGCACGGCGATGCTGTGCTACGTCACGCCGAAGGAGCACCTCGGCCTGCCCGACAAGCACGATGTGCGCGAGGGACTGGTCACCTACCGGATCGCGGCGCATGCCGCCGACCTGGCCAAGGGGCATCCGGCCGCCCAGGTCCGCGACAACGCACTGTCGAAGGCGCGCTTCGAGTTCCGCTGGGACGACCAGTTCAACCTCGGCCTCGATCCGGCCCGCGCTCGCGAGTACCACGATCAGACCCTGCCCAAGGATGCGCACAAGGTCGCCCATTTCTGCTCCATGTGCGGGCCGAAGTTCTGTTCGATGAAGATCACCCAGGACGTCCGCGACTACGCGGCGGAACACGGCCTGGGAACCGAGCAGGCGCTGGACGCCGGGCTGGAGGAGAAGGCCGAGGAGTTCCGCCGCACCGGCGGCGAGGTCTACCGGCGCCAGTAG
- a CDS encoding 3-deoxy-D-manno-octulosonic acid transferase yields MRVYRALTATLAPLARRRLARQGRALDAVAGREAERRGEVPEAGGELWLHCASVGELNAAQPLIERLLDRAGRPLLVSTLTPTAAALAADRYRDHDRVRSVLAPLDRPADVRRWLDRTRPERLVLIETELWPELLAGCIRRALPFAIANARISDRAMGRYRRLRGLFAPLLAACGPIACQAPADAQRFEQLGAPAGRIVVTGNIKFDPAAPADLPADLERPLDALAMRPTWLAGSTHAGEEALVVEAHRRVLERHRDALLLLVPRHPERANEARAVAERAGLTVTGFDRPSTGGQVLLVDRLGVLAGLYGVSSVNFVGGSLVEGIGGHNLIEAARGGRPVLTGPHTADQAEAANGLEGAGGLVRVQGAADLAATIIELFDDPDRRAGIAHRAETFLATQRGALDRTVAVLERWLGGAGARPESSLN; encoded by the coding sequence ATGCGAGTGTATCGCGCGCTGACGGCCACGCTCGCGCCGCTGGCCCGTCGCCGGCTGGCCCGCCAGGGCCGCGCGCTGGACGCCGTCGCCGGCCGCGAAGCCGAGCGCCGTGGCGAGGTTCCCGAGGCCGGTGGCGAACTGTGGCTTCACTGTGCATCGGTCGGCGAACTCAACGCGGCGCAACCGCTGATCGAGCGCCTGCTCGACCGCGCCGGCCGGCCGCTGCTGGTCTCGACCCTGACGCCGACCGCCGCCGCGCTGGCCGCCGATCGCTACCGGGACCACGACCGCGTCCGCTCCGTGCTGGCGCCGCTGGATCGGCCCGCCGACGTCCGCCGCTGGCTGGACCGCACGCGGCCCGAGCGGTTGGTGCTGATCGAGACCGAACTCTGGCCCGAACTGTTGGCGGGCTGCATCCGGCGCGCACTCCCGTTCGCGATCGCGAACGCGCGCATCTCCGATCGCGCCATGGGCCGCTACCGGCGGCTGCGCGGCCTGTTCGCGCCCCTGCTCGCCGCCTGCGGACCGATCGCCTGCCAGGCACCGGCCGACGCGCAGCGCTTCGAACAGCTCGGCGCGCCCGCCGGCCGGATCGTCGTGACCGGCAACATCAAGTTCGATCCGGCAGCCCCGGCCGATCTCCCCGCCGACCTCGAACGACCGCTGGACGCGTTGGCGATGCGACCGACCTGGCTGGCCGGCAGCACCCATGCCGGCGAAGAGGCCCTGGTGGTCGAGGCGCATCGGCGGGTGCTCGAGCGCCATCGGGACGCGCTGCTGCTGCTCGTCCCGCGTCATCCGGAGCGCGCGAACGAGGCTCGAGCCGTCGCCGAGCGGGCCGGGCTCACCGTTACCGGGTTCGACCGCCCGTCGACCGGCGGCCAGGTGCTCCTGGTCGACCGCCTGGGCGTGCTGGCCGGCCTGTACGGAGTCTCCTCGGTGAATTTCGTCGGCGGCAGCCTGGTCGAGGGCATCGGCGGTCACAACCTGATCGAAGCGGCGCGCGGCGGCCGGCCGGTGCTGACCGGGCCGCACACCGCCGACCAGGCCGAGGCGGCGAACGGCCTCGAGGGCGCCGGTGGCCTGGTTCGTGTGCAGGGGGCTGCGGACCTGGCCGCGACGATCATCGAGCTTTTCGACGACCCGGACCGGCGCGCAGGGATCGCGCATCGGGCCGAGACCTTCCTGGCCACGCAGCGCGGCGCGCTGGACCGGACCGTGGCGGTCCTGGAGCGCTGGTTGGGCGGCGCCGGAGCGCGGCCGGAATCGAGCCTGAACTAG
- a CDS encoding protein-L-isoaspartate O-methyltransferase, with product MNFEQARSNMIEQQVRTWDVLDSRVLDVMRSVPREDFAPARHRKLAFSDLRIPLGHDQVMMKPIEQGRCLQSLALDGGERVLEVGTGSGFLAACLAALGAQVTSLEIVEALAEQAQKSLATVGIDGVEVRHADAMETGFDPESFDAVVVTASVPAVPGRFAEWLKPGGRLFIVRGRSPAMEALLLTRTGSGRLSEESLFDTDLPRLIGSEDAPRFEF from the coding sequence GTGAATTTCGAACAGGCCCGATCGAACATGATCGAACAGCAGGTCCGGACCTGGGACGTGCTCGATTCCCGCGTCCTCGACGTGATGCGCAGCGTGCCGCGCGAGGACTTCGCGCCGGCGCGTCACCGCAAGCTGGCGTTTTCCGACCTGCGGATCCCGCTGGGTCACGACCAGGTGATGATGAAGCCGATCGAGCAGGGCCGCTGCCTGCAGTCCCTGGCGCTGGACGGCGGCGAGCGGGTGCTGGAAGTCGGTACCGGCTCCGGCTTTCTGGCCGCCTGTCTGGCCGCCCTGGGCGCGCAGGTCACCAGCCTGGAGATCGTCGAGGCGTTGGCCGAGCAGGCGCAGAAGTCGCTGGCGACCGTCGGCATCGACGGCGTCGAGGTCCGTCACGCGGACGCGATGGAGACCGGGTTCGATCCGGAGTCCTTCGACGCGGTGGTGGTCACCGCCTCGGTTCCTGCCGTACCCGGTCGCTTCGCCGAGTGGCTGAAGCCGGGCGGGCGATTGTTCATTGTCCGCGGTCGCTCGCCGGCGATGGAAGCGCTGCTGCTGACCCGGACCGGATCCGGCCGCTTGTCCGAGGAGAGCCTGTTCGACACCGACCTGCCGCGCCTGATCGGCAGCGAGGACGCGCCGCGCTTCGAGTTCTGA
- a CDS encoding TolC family outer membrane protein, whose amino-acid sequence MYRYLIGAAALALTAPAVAVDLLGVYELASTNDPQIQAAERRLEASTYQEAIARSNLLPQLSATASRDIGNAQPTLDGTDLRENDIDSENYRLSLRQSIYDDANYGRLTRARADIAQADAEFDIAWQDFLLRVAERYFDMLTAIDALRFAQAEEKALQRQFEQAEQRFEVGLSAVTDFLEARAAWDAARARVIVAENSLENARELLRELTGTMFDSFRPLADELPLEPPQPSAASAWVEQALANRPELEAARRAVDVVDADLRIARAGHLPSLDLVGSYNRSVNNEFVLRDDFQNEVATVEFQNDTWQVGLELTVPIFSGFAVQSQTRQTRVLRQAASFELDSAQRAAVRQTENAYRAVIAGIRQVEALEQALISADSALEATNAGFDVGTRTIVDVLLAEQRFFQAQRDYSQARHQFIVDSLALKRAAGVLAPEDLEAANRLLAGTGPG is encoded by the coding sequence ATGTACAGATACCTGATCGGGGCCGCGGCCCTGGCGCTGACCGCTCCGGCCGTGGCCGTCGACCTGCTCGGCGTCTATGAACTGGCGTCGACCAACGACCCGCAGATCCAGGCCGCCGAGCGTCGCCTCGAGGCTTCGACCTACCAGGAGGCGATCGCGCGCTCGAACCTTTTGCCGCAGCTCTCGGCCACCGCATCGCGCGATATCGGTAACGCCCAGCCCACGCTGGACGGCACGGATCTTCGCGAGAACGACATCGACTCGGAAAACTACCGGCTCAGCCTGCGCCAGAGCATCTATGACGATGCCAATTACGGCCGGCTCACCCGGGCTCGCGCCGACATCGCCCAGGCCGACGCCGAGTTCGACATCGCCTGGCAGGATTTCCTGCTGCGGGTGGCCGAGCGCTACTTCGACATGCTCACGGCGATCGATGCCCTGCGTTTCGCCCAGGCCGAGGAGAAGGCCCTGCAGCGCCAGTTCGAGCAGGCCGAACAGCGCTTCGAAGTCGGCCTGTCGGCCGTCACGGACTTTCTCGAGGCGCGGGCCGCCTGGGACGCGGCGCGCGCTCGCGTGATCGTCGCCGAGAACAGCCTGGAAAACGCCCGCGAGCTCCTGCGCGAACTGACCGGCACGATGTTCGACTCGTTCCGGCCGCTGGCCGACGAGCTGCCGCTGGAGCCGCCGCAGCCGTCGGCAGCATCGGCGTGGGTCGAGCAGGCGCTGGCCAACCGGCCCGAGCTGGAGGCCGCCCGCCGGGCCGTCGACGTGGTCGATGCCGACCTGCGGATCGCACGCGCCGGCCATCTGCCGTCGCTGGACCTGGTCGGTTCGTACAACCGCAGCGTCAACAACGAATTCGTGCTGCGCGATGATTTCCAGAACGAGGTCGCCACGGTGGAGTTCCAGAACGACACCTGGCAGGTCGGCCTCGAGCTGACCGTGCCGATCTTTTCCGGTTTCGCGGTGCAGTCGCAGACCCGGCAGACCCGCGTGCTGCGCCAGGCAGCGAGCTTCGAGCTCGATTCGGCCCAGCGCGCCGCGGTTCGCCAGACCGAGAACGCCTACCGTGCGGTGATCGCCGGCATCCGCCAGGTCGAAGCGCTGGAGCAGGCGCTGATTTCGGCCGACAGCGCGCTGGAGGCCACCAACGCGGGCTTCGATGTCGGCACCCGGACGATCGTCGACGTGCTGCTCGCCGAACAGCGCTTCTTCCAGGCCCAGCGCGACTATTCGCAGGCCCGTCACCAGTTCATCGTCGATTCGCTGGCGCTGAAACGCGCCGCCGGCGTGCTGGCCCCGGAGGACCTCGAGGCGGCCAACCGCCTGCTGGCCGGCACCGGTCCGGGCTGA